A genomic region of Candidatus Dadabacteria bacterium contains the following coding sequences:
- a CDS encoding AAA family ATPase — translation MPEKDWPPCIAERAGFMAPFEYASSRNHPYNSGPESSHGHFRPTQLRHPPYSAATVPFKWMLAEEMESIGKIYEIDVREDREPDLGFKTPWVQNHLNQTALLDCFADHVKPERSLCFFYAKQVPFLESQANGRILIGLGRVLHVGDVREYDYSTKKLQGKLRSVIWERMVQHSIRPDFKDGFLLPYHAAIKKAAEDPEFDPAEIVALSPADRISEFSYASEIVSHDGAIASLLSCTESLRKAKDVLPGPWEQCLRWIDARLGELWKARGPCPGLGSALTAFGLELGTFVARAVAEKAGDNADPWPLIEKTFAEPEKHLPKKLAKNIGETLQKKWFRLPDERRALLKLVSRFEISSEQATRLYVQEERSKSGIDVSDATILANPYLLYELTRLTPEPVSVYTVDRGIFPDDVVRKEHPLPKPSALDAGTDARRVRAFAIKVLEDAAATGSTLLPRDQIVLGIRGLALQPSCDVDADLMNVAKDDFGDAISEFTMADGAPALQLGRLTEVGRTIRTAIEKRIKGKRLTVTADWRKMLDEALENQSDAGTGEPDEPEELARKEKTKALEELAQSRFSVLIGPAGTGKTTLLSVLCSHREIKNGGVLLLAPTGKARVRMEQFTKVLDLKGYTIAQFLSPHRYDSATGRYRLSDKPTDVGAHTVIIDEASMLTEEMLAALIQALKGVHRLILIGDPRQLPPIGAGRPFVDIVKHLAPENVSREFPRTGPGYAELIIRRRQTSEEREDTQFAEWFSGSPIAAGEDDVFDKVTGNVQNPYIRFVQWETADDMRSRLIDILVSELKLPGGSQALKGADDIAGFDATLGGKDWNGMRFFNPRRNNNPGAAETAESWQILSPVRSATHGVPDLNRFIHKQFRHAMINESRKKGWQRKYPEPKGEEEIVYGDKVINLVNTDPGLPWNKHRGIYPRKDDPYIANGEIGMVVGFFRKKGAPDFRWKLEVEFSSQPGFKYDFTSRDFDEEGNPVLELAYALTVHKSQGSEFGTVILVLPNPCRLLSRELLYTALTRQKERIIILHQGQRSELRKYSSDDRSETAQRLTNLFVSPSPVEIDGRFFENHLIHRTTRGEMVRSKSEVIIADHLANKGIEYAYEQPLTIDGITKYPDFTIEDMESGLTFYWEHCGMLHVPRYRLRWEEKLKWYRNHGILPQEEGGGPNGTLIITDEEDGSIDSAKIAAIVMDMLY, via the coding sequence ATGCCGGAGAAAGACTGGCCACCGTGCATCGCCGAGCGTGCGGGATTTATGGCGCCATTTGAATATGCTTCCTCTCGCAACCATCCTTACAACTCCGGCCCCGAAAGCAGCCACGGGCACTTCAGGCCGACTCAGTTGCGTCATCCGCCCTACTCAGCAGCGACCGTTCCCTTCAAGTGGATGCTTGCCGAGGAAATGGAGTCTATCGGAAAAATCTACGAAATTGATGTCCGAGAAGACCGCGAACCCGATTTAGGCTTTAAGACTCCGTGGGTTCAGAATCACCTGAACCAGACTGCCCTGCTTGACTGTTTCGCCGACCATGTAAAACCCGAACGCTCACTCTGCTTTTTCTACGCCAAGCAGGTGCCTTTTCTGGAAAGTCAGGCAAATGGACGCATTCTGATCGGTCTCGGGCGAGTGCTGCACGTAGGCGACGTGCGGGAGTATGACTACTCTACCAAGAAACTTCAAGGTAAATTACGCTCGGTTATATGGGAACGCATGGTGCAGCACTCGATCCGCCCGGACTTTAAAGACGGGTTTTTGCTTCCATACCACGCGGCCATAAAAAAAGCGGCTGAAGACCCGGAATTTGATCCTGCCGAAATAGTCGCTCTCTCGCCCGCCGACCGGATTTCCGAGTTCTCATACGCCTCAGAGATTGTAAGCCATGACGGCGCCATAGCTTCACTTCTTTCATGTACCGAGTCGCTCAGGAAGGCGAAAGACGTTTTGCCGGGACCGTGGGAGCAGTGCCTGCGGTGGATTGACGCGAGGCTCGGGGAACTATGGAAAGCAAGAGGCCCCTGTCCAGGCCTCGGTTCTGCACTGACCGCGTTCGGACTGGAGCTTGGCACTTTTGTTGCCCGTGCCGTAGCGGAAAAAGCGGGTGACAACGCCGACCCCTGGCCGTTGATTGAAAAGACATTCGCCGAACCCGAAAAACATCTGCCGAAAAAACTGGCGAAAAACATCGGAGAAACTCTGCAGAAAAAATGGTTTCGCCTGCCTGACGAACGCCGCGCCCTGCTCAAACTCGTAAGCCGCTTCGAGATCAGTTCGGAGCAGGCTACGAGGCTCTATGTTCAGGAAGAGCGCTCCAAATCCGGGATAGATGTTTCGGACGCGACGATCCTTGCTAACCCCTACCTGCTCTACGAACTGACGCGCCTGACCCCTGAACCCGTAAGCGTCTACACGGTCGACCGGGGTATCTTTCCTGATGACGTAGTACGCAAGGAACACCCGCTCCCGAAACCGTCGGCCCTGGATGCCGGAACGGATGCCCGTCGCGTGCGCGCTTTCGCGATCAAGGTTCTTGAAGACGCGGCCGCCACGGGCAGCACGCTGTTACCAAGGGATCAGATCGTTCTCGGTATCCGCGGACTCGCTCTCCAGCCATCTTGCGATGTGGACGCCGACCTCATGAATGTCGCCAAAGATGATTTCGGAGACGCGATAAGCGAATTCACCATGGCTGACGGAGCTCCCGCTCTCCAGCTGGGCAGGCTGACTGAGGTAGGAAGAACCATCAGAACGGCTATAGAAAAGCGCATCAAGGGTAAACGCCTCACCGTAACAGCAGATTGGAGAAAGATGCTCGATGAAGCCCTCGAAAACCAGTCGGACGCAGGCACCGGCGAACCTGATGAGCCGGAAGAACTTGCCCGGAAAGAGAAGACGAAAGCACTTGAAGAACTTGCTCAATCCCGTTTTTCCGTGCTGATCGGCCCCGCGGGGACCGGCAAGACCACATTGCTTTCAGTCCTCTGCTCCCATCGGGAAATAAAAAACGGCGGCGTCCTTCTTCTCGCTCCTACGGGAAAAGCGCGAGTGCGGATGGAGCAGTTTACTAAAGTTCTTGATCTTAAGGGATACACAATCGCCCAGTTCCTGAGTCCACACCGCTACGACAGCGCGACCGGTCGCTATCGTCTTTCGGATAAACCAACCGATGTCGGCGCGCACACGGTAATTATTGACGAAGCATCCATGCTTACCGAAGAAATGCTCGCCGCGCTCATCCAGGCACTGAAGGGCGTTCATCGGCTCATCCTGATCGGCGACCCTCGCCAGCTCCCGCCTATCGGAGCAGGTCGCCCGTTTGTTGACATCGTCAAGCATCTCGCGCCGGAAAACGTCTCCAGAGAGTTCCCCCGCACAGGCCCCGGTTACGCAGAATTGATCATTCGCCGCCGCCAAACAAGCGAAGAGCGCGAGGATACGCAGTTTGCCGAGTGGTTCAGCGGTTCACCGATTGCGGCAGGTGAGGATGATGTTTTTGACAAAGTGACAGGAAACGTCCAGAACCCCTATATCAGGTTCGTTCAGTGGGAAACGGCGGACGATATGCGCTCACGGTTAATCGACATACTGGTAAGTGAACTTAAACTCCCTGGCGGCTCTCAGGCACTGAAAGGAGCCGATGACATCGCAGGCTTTGACGCCACCCTTGGAGGCAAGGACTGGAACGGCATGCGATTCTTTAATCCCCGAAGAAACAATAACCCCGGCGCTGCGGAGACTGCGGAGAGCTGGCAGATACTCTCGCCGGTACGATCGGCGACCCACGGTGTGCCCGATCTGAACCGCTTCATTCACAAGCAGTTTCGTCATGCCATGATCAATGAATCACGCAAAAAAGGATGGCAACGGAAGTACCCTGAGCCCAAGGGGGAGGAGGAAATAGTTTACGGAGACAAGGTAATAAACCTTGTGAATACTGACCCTGGGCTCCCGTGGAACAAACATCGCGGGATTTACCCGAGAAAGGATGATCCTTATATAGCCAACGGCGAAATCGGCATGGTTGTCGGTTTCTTCAGAAAAAAGGGAGCTCCTGATTTCCGCTGGAAACTGGAAGTGGAATTTTCTTCGCAGCCCGGATTCAAATATGATTTCACCAGTCGCGACTTTGACGAAGAAGGGAATCCGGTACTTGAGCTTGCCTACGCGCTGACTGTACACAAATCCCAGGGAAGCGAATTCGGCACCGTCATTCTCGTGTTGCCGAACCCCTGTCGCCTGCTTTCACGCGAGCTGCTCTATACAGCGCTTACGCGCCAGAAGGAACGGATTATCATCCTTCACCAAGGCCAGAGATCAGAATTGCGAAAGTATTCCTCGGATGACCGGTCCGAAACAGCGCAACGCCTTACCAATCTTTTTGTCTCTCCATCGCCGGTCGAGATTGACGGTCGTTTCTTTGAAAATCACCTTATTCACCGCACCACCCGGGGGGAAATGGTACGTTCCAAGTCCGAGGTGATTATCGCCGATCATCTTGCCAACAAAGGCATTGAATATGCCTATGAACAGCCCCTTACAATAGACGGGATCACCAAATACCCGGATTTCACCATTGAGGACATGGAATCAGGCTTGACATTTTACTGGGAACACTGCGGAATGCTGCATGTGCCAAGGTACCGTCTCAGATGGGAAGAAAAACTCAAATGGTACCGAAACCACGGCATTTTACCGCAGGAAGAGGGGGGCGGTCCGAATGGCACGCTGATCATTACCGACGAAGAAGATGGAAGCATTGACTCGGCGAAAATTGCTGCCATTGTCATGGATATGCTCTATTAG
- a CDS encoding class I SAM-dependent methyltransferase codes for MLKKVKKMLKEHLFGTPKSEFTPEATNEHLDIMATCSKYTMTSRSRQWALIQSVEWIAKKNIEGDIVECGVWRGGNLILCGLMLKAFNLDRLIWGYDTFAGMSEPTEDDYLIEKNPELKNSSLVRDKWLAKQKPQGITDWNYVTKDKVASNFSKEVGTNNFKLISGKVEDTLTVESNLPEKISILRLDTDWYESTKVELEVLFPRLQKGGVLIIDDYGRWAGSKKAVDEFFEGYGFVWLHRVSKSCRLYVNQ; via the coding sequence ATGTTAAAGAAAGTCAAAAAAATGCTCAAGGAACATCTTTTCGGTACACCAAAAAGTGAATTTACACCGGAAGCGACGAACGAACACCTTGATATTATGGCCACGTGCTCAAAATACACTATGACTTCAAGGAGTCGTCAGTGGGCCTTAATACAGTCGGTCGAATGGATAGCAAAAAAAAACATAGAGGGTGACATAGTTGAATGCGGGGTATGGAGAGGGGGAAACCTGATACTTTGTGGTCTGATGCTGAAAGCGTTTAATCTTGATAGGTTAATATGGGGGTATGACACTTTTGCCGGGATGAGTGAACCAACCGAGGACGACTACCTGATAGAAAAAAACCCCGAGTTAAAGAACTCTTCGCTCGTAAGAGATAAATGGTTGGCTAAACAGAAGCCGCAGGGAATAACGGACTGGAATTATGTGACAAAAGATAAAGTCGCGAGTAATTTTAGCAAGGAAGTTGGTACAAACAACTTCAAATTAATCAGTGGCAAGGTTGAAGATACTCTCACAGTAGAAAGCAATCTTCCTGAGAAAATCTCAATTTTGAGGTTGGATACGGATTGGTATGAAAGTACGAAAGTAGAGCTTGAAGTTCTGTTTCCTCGTCTTCAAAAAGGAGGTGTGCTTATAATCGATGATTATGGGCGCTGGGCGGGATCCAAGAAAGCTGTTGACGAATTCTTCGAGGGATACGGATTTGTATGGCTACACCGTGTCAGTAAGAGTTGCAGGCTTTACGTCAATCAGTAG
- a CDS encoding type IV toxin-antitoxin system AbiEi family antitoxin domain-containing protein, giving the protein MDYLKTGEDTLRGTRINRILAENPAGVPMTSKWLSSRRVSPQLLQGYKSSGWLSSLGRGAWVRAGTEPTLSGSLYALQRERPGEVYPAACTALGYYGRLHYLPLGESPVLYLGIGQNTSLPRWFRQQRFARNLQVFNAPALFDPVSEGLEDLRVGEFSLRTSAPERAMLEYCYLLPNCADFEEARQLMEGLSTLRPGLLQSVLRACRSVKAKRLFLALAEIVDYQWYGELNLESIELGSGGRHVVNGGLWNSRFKITVPETWVNP; this is encoded by the coding sequence ATGGATTACTTAAAAACAGGTGAAGATACACTCAGGGGAACAAGAATCAACCGCATTCTCGCTGAGAATCCTGCGGGTGTTCCCATGACCAGCAAGTGGCTGTCCTCACGACGGGTTTCTCCGCAGCTGCTTCAGGGATATAAAAGCAGCGGCTGGCTTAGTTCCCTTGGGCGGGGAGCCTGGGTAAGGGCGGGCACGGAACCTACCTTGTCAGGGTCGCTCTACGCCCTGCAGCGGGAACGGCCCGGAGAGGTTTATCCGGCGGCGTGCACGGCGCTTGGGTATTATGGGCGCCTGCATTACCTGCCGCTTGGAGAGAGTCCTGTCCTGTATCTCGGCATCGGACAGAACACTAGTCTGCCCCGGTGGTTCAGGCAGCAACGGTTTGCCAGGAATCTGCAGGTTTTCAATGCCCCCGCATTATTTGATCCGGTTTCCGAGGGTCTGGAAGATTTGCGTGTCGGAGAGTTTTCGCTTAGGACGAGTGCGCCCGAACGGGCCATGCTTGAGTATTGCTATCTGCTGCCGAACTGTGCGGATTTTGAAGAGGCCAGGCAGCTTATGGAAGGTTTGTCCACGCTGCGTCCCGGGCTTCTGCAAAGCGTTCTGCGCGCATGTCGTTCGGTAAAGGCAAAGCGATTGTTCCTCGCGCTTGCCGAAATTGTCGATTACCAATGGTATGGCGAATTGAATCTGGAGTCCATTGAACTTGGTTCGGGAGGCCGTCACGTCGTAAACGGCGGGCTTTGGAACTCAAGATTCAAGATAACAGTTCCCGAGACCTGGGTGAATCCATGA
- a CDS encoding HTH domain-containing protein, with protein MSIREAIIAVLENSSTPLHVKEITKRILSRKLWKISGKTPEATVGATIYSHIKKNGDTSPFVLHAPATFGLRKADYSSETRPETITETAGDQVAETQRETSFSFMDSAQMVLERFADRQPMHYREITDKAVEMGWLSSKGKTPELSMNAQILTSIKRSRRRGEQPRFTQHGSGLVGLSKWMSTSLPLKIERHNKKVRKELHEKLLKMEWEAFEKLVARLLGEMGFEEIEVTNKTGDGGIDVRGTLLVGGVIRTRMAVQVKRWKNNVPVHVVREVRGSLAVHEQGLIITTSDFAKGAREDADRKDATPVALMNGDQLVVLLVENGIWVRRRSHDLIELEDGNFSVHEHGG; from the coding sequence ATGAGCATACGTGAAGCAATCATAGCTGTACTGGAAAACTCGAGCACGCCGCTCCATGTGAAAGAGATAACGAAGCGCATCCTCTCAAGAAAACTCTGGAAGATCTCGGGGAAAACCCCGGAGGCAACAGTAGGTGCTACAATTTATTCGCATATCAAGAAAAATGGAGATACATCCCCGTTTGTTCTCCATGCGCCTGCAACCTTCGGACTGAGGAAAGCGGATTATTCAAGCGAAACTAGGCCAGAAACCATAACTGAGACTGCTGGTGACCAGGTTGCAGAGACACAAAGAGAAACTTCTTTTTCCTTTATGGACTCTGCGCAGATGGTTCTTGAGCGCTTCGCCGACCGCCAGCCGATGCATTACCGGGAAATAACCGATAAGGCCGTTGAAATGGGTTGGCTGTCGAGCAAGGGAAAAACTCCCGAGTTATCCATGAATGCGCAGATATTGACTTCAATAAAGCGGTCTAGGCGTAGAGGTGAGCAGCCTCGGTTCACACAACACGGAAGTGGGCTGGTTGGACTTTCAAAATGGATGTCCACGAGTCTTCCTCTTAAAATAGAAAGGCATAATAAGAAGGTACGGAAGGAACTGCATGAAAAGCTCCTTAAAATGGAATGGGAGGCGTTTGAGAAACTGGTCGCAAGACTACTTGGGGAAATGGGTTTTGAGGAGATCGAGGTTACAAACAAGACTGGGGACGGTGGCATTGATGTTCGTGGGACGCTGCTTGTGGGTGGAGTTATTCGTACACGAATGGCAGTTCAGGTAAAGAGGTGGAAAAACAATGTTCCGGTGCATGTAGTTCGGGAGGTCAGAGGAAGCCTTGCGGTCCATGAACAGGGGCTCATTATTACGACCAGTGATTTCGCCAAAGGGGCGCGAGAAGATGCGGACAGAAAAGACGCCACGCCCGTGGCATTAATGAACGGCGATCAGTTGGTCGTTCTTCTGGTGGAAAATGGAATATGGGTCCGGCGTAGGTCGCACGATCTTATTGAACTTGAAGATGGAAATTTTTCTGTGCATGAGCATGGAGGGTGA
- a CDS encoding Eco57I restriction-modification methylase domain-containing protein, protein MPITLDRDKAREHLENFNLRALFIEELGWDHRRGDMEVRIDDRSFTLEKVAHKRGMVAYQYTTESDEKFPDYSTRRKIERFVARTVREHLIVYATQERDAQYWQWVKREPGRPDQNRLHIYSRNQSGEALIQKLEHIAFTLDEEEDLTIVDVSGRVRAAFDTEKVTKKFYDRFREEHKTFLGLIDGFKASDDREWYASLMLNRMMFIYFIQKRGFLDDDRDYLQNRLNRMRASRGKNRFQTFYRFFLLRLFHEGLNQPETARDSELAELLGKIPYLNGGLFDLHELERDNKNIDIPDEAFEGIFKFFDAYQWHLDDRPLRDDREINPDVLGYIFERYINQKQMGAYYTKEDITGYICRNTIIPFLFDQAKKECPIAFEPGGGVWRLLTYDPDRYFYESARHGITHDINENRDLAKTRELPDDIAAGLNDISKRTEWNNTAPRDYALHTETWREHIARREHYNEIRAKIVAGEIVSINDLITYNLDIEKFTQDVIAGSEGPELVRAFWKAISEVSVLDPACGSGAFLFAALNILEPVYIALLEAMRGFLDDLEHSRRKHHPETLSDFRKLLERIDTHANERYFILKSIIVGNLYGVDIMEEAIEICKLRLFLKLVAQLEDYDQIEPLPDIDFNIRPGNTLVGFTSLKEVKRNLSADMINQLSLPEIEQRAEIAGQTYQDFRRMQTDCDMDVLALANTKLRLREQLEGLQTKLDNYLARIYGIDTEDEAAYVQWRSSHQSFHWFVEFYDIMQDGGFDVVIGNPPYVSVRKIPYEILGPLAQKFSDIYGHFLSRSLVLTVPEGRCGMIVPLSITFSRDFKALRENLSNWGAAWFSSYDNIPAALFAGVSQRCTIWIGHNSGTEIFAAPMYRWRTFCRPHLLTNLSYVPVKNLNIEELGLPKVAELSHTSVLSAISSTKLRKYRAAISEGSGNKAYLSFSQSGRNFISVFLEDPPCVDAVSLNNITPSKIGRLTFADDEPTYAALAATAGEFYFWYWLVRGDGFDVTNWVISDFLRVLDFLPPENYEFLIELGHMLHFERNEWLVFKKNAGRYVGNFNYRRAFKITRRADLLIFDALSCNRKEALAIFGYVQRILAINEYAGEKGIPGTVKARFTASKRKAVENDQLFSKIDSHLAENFSFTEKEMEFLINHDVNLSAYYEPKGR, encoded by the coding sequence ATGCCGATCACCCTCGACAGAGACAAGGCCAGAGAGCATCTTGAGAATTTCAATCTCCGGGCACTTTTCATTGAGGAGCTTGGCTGGGACCACAGACGCGGAGACATGGAAGTCCGAATAGACGACCGCTCTTTTACCCTTGAGAAGGTCGCCCACAAGCGAGGCATGGTCGCCTACCAGTACACCACCGAATCGGACGAGAAGTTTCCAGATTACTCCACCCGACGGAAAATTGAGAGGTTTGTCGCCAGAACAGTCCGAGAACATTTAATAGTCTACGCTACCCAAGAAAGAGACGCACAGTACTGGCAGTGGGTAAAACGCGAGCCGGGGAGACCGGATCAGAACCGCCTTCACATCTACAGCAGAAACCAGTCGGGAGAAGCCCTGATCCAGAAGCTTGAACATATAGCCTTCACGCTTGATGAGGAAGAAGATCTCACCATAGTGGATGTCTCCGGCCGGGTGCGTGCGGCATTCGATACGGAGAAAGTCACCAAGAAATTCTACGACCGCTTCAGGGAAGAACACAAGACCTTTCTGGGATTGATCGACGGCTTCAAGGCATCGGACGACCGGGAATGGTACGCTTCGCTGATGCTTAACCGGATGATGTTCATCTACTTCATCCAGAAGCGCGGATTCCTGGATGATGACCGGGACTATCTGCAAAATCGCCTGAACCGCATGAGGGCATCCCGCGGCAAAAACCGATTCCAGACTTTCTATCGCTTTTTCTTGTTACGCCTGTTCCATGAGGGACTTAATCAGCCGGAGACTGCTCGTGACTCCGAACTTGCGGAGCTTCTGGGGAAGATTCCATACCTTAACGGCGGTCTTTTTGATTTGCATGAACTGGAACGTGACAACAAAAACATCGATATTCCAGACGAGGCGTTTGAAGGGATATTCAAGTTTTTCGACGCTTATCAATGGCATCTTGACGACAGACCGCTCCGTGACGACAGAGAGATCAACCCGGATGTGCTGGGCTATATTTTCGAGAGGTACATCAACCAGAAGCAGATGGGCGCTTACTACACCAAAGAAGATATCACCGGATACATCTGCCGCAACACCATAATCCCATTCCTGTTTGATCAGGCCAAAAAAGAATGCCCCATAGCTTTTGAACCTGGCGGCGGTGTCTGGCGCCTTCTGACTTACGATCCGGACCGCTATTTCTACGAATCGGCACGCCACGGGATAACTCATGACATTAACGAAAACCGGGATCTCGCTAAAACGCGCGAACTTCCGGATGATATCGCTGCCGGTCTGAATGATATATCGAAACGCACAGAATGGAACAACACGGCTCCTAGAGACTACGCGCTACATACCGAGACCTGGCGCGAACACATCGCCCGCCGAGAGCACTACAATGAAATCCGAGCTAAGATCGTTGCCGGGGAAATCGTATCTATAAACGATCTCATCACTTACAATCTCGACATCGAAAAATTCACCCAGGATGTTATCGCAGGAAGCGAAGGACCGGAGCTGGTCCGGGCCTTCTGGAAAGCTATTTCGGAAGTTTCCGTTCTTGACCCGGCTTGCGGTTCCGGAGCGTTTCTGTTTGCGGCACTCAATATTCTGGAACCCGTTTACATCGCCTTACTAGAAGCCATGCGGGGCTTTCTAGATGATCTGGAGCATTCCAGACGCAAGCACCATCCCGAGACTCTGAGCGATTTCCGCAAACTGCTTGAGCGCATCGATACGCATGCGAATGAACGCTATTTCATCCTGAAGTCTATAATCGTTGGTAATCTCTACGGCGTTGATATCATGGAAGAGGCCATAGAAATCTGCAAACTGCGTCTGTTCCTGAAGCTGGTCGCACAATTAGAAGACTATGACCAGATCGAACCACTGCCAGACATTGATTTCAATATCCGCCCTGGCAACACCTTAGTCGGCTTCACCTCCCTTAAAGAAGTAAAACGGAATCTATCCGCCGATATGATCAATCAGTTATCGCTTCCTGAGATCGAGCAGCGGGCCGAAATCGCCGGACAAACATACCAAGATTTCCGCAGAATGCAGACTGATTGTGACATGGATGTCCTTGCGCTTGCCAATACGAAGTTAAGACTGCGAGAACAACTCGAGGGCTTGCAAACGAAACTGGACAATTATCTGGCGCGCATATACGGCATAGACACCGAAGACGAGGCCGCCTACGTGCAATGGCGCTCCAGTCATCAATCCTTCCACTGGTTTGTTGAATTCTACGACATTATGCAAGATGGGGGTTTTGACGTGGTAATTGGGAATCCTCCTTACGTTTCCGTCAGAAAAATTCCCTACGAAATTCTTGGTCCCTTAGCGCAAAAATTTTCCGATATTTATGGCCATTTCCTATCAAGGTCTCTGGTTCTTACTGTTCCCGAAGGACGATGCGGAATGATCGTCCCGTTGTCCATAACCTTCAGTCGAGACTTCAAGGCACTTCGAGAAAATCTTTCCAATTGGGGAGCCGCTTGGTTCTCATCCTATGATAATATACCGGCAGCACTATTCGCAGGAGTCAGTCAACGTTGCACGATCTGGATCGGACATAACTCGGGCACCGAGATTTTTGCTGCTCCAATGTACCGATGGCGTACATTCTGCCGTCCACACCTTCTGACAAATTTATCCTATGTTCCCGTGAAAAACCTAAATATTGAGGAATTGGGGTTACCAAAAGTCGCGGAATTGTCGCATACATCTGTACTGAGCGCAATATCATCGACAAAACTAAGAAAGTATCGGGCAGCTATCTCCGAAGGCAGCGGGAATAAGGCGTATCTTAGTTTTTCACAGTCAGGAAGGAATTTTATCTCTGTGTTTCTTGAAGATCCACCGTGTGTTGATGCTGTTTCGCTTAACAACATCACCCCATCGAAAATAGGGCGGTTAACTTTTGCAGATGATGAGCCAACATACGCTGCATTGGCCGCCACAGCCGGGGAATTTTATTTCTGGTATTGGCTTGTGCGAGGTGATGGTTTTGACGTCACTAACTGGGTAATTAGTGACTTTCTCAGAGTTCTAGATTTCCTTCCGCCCGAGAATTATGAATTCCTGATCGAATTGGGGCACATGCTTCACTTTGAGCGCAACGAGTGGTTAGTGTTCAAGAAAAACGCCGGGCGATACGTAGGAAACTTTAACTACAGAAGGGCGTTCAAGATCACGAGGCGAGCAGACTTGTTAATCTTCGACGCCTTGTCCTGCAACCGGAAAGAAGCACTTGCAATTTTCGGCTATGTGCAACGGATACTGGCAATAAATGAATACGCTGGAGAAAAAGGAATACCCGGAACAGTGAAAGCGCGGTTTACTGCTAGCAAGAGAAAAGCGGTGGAAAACGATCAGCTGTTCTCAAAAATTGATTCTCACTTGGCAGAAAATTTTTCCTTCACAGAAAAAGAAATGGAGTTCCTTATCAATCATGATGTGAATTTGAGTGCCTATTACGAACCAAAAGGACGGTAA
- a CDS encoding nucleotidyl transferase AbiEii/AbiGii toxin family protein, which produces MMRGYEKQSALLLETLRIAATKEVFALKGGTAINFFFHDCPRFSVDIDLCYLPVSERDQAFRDIREKMEAIKAEMKLLKESNSISFVLCLKFKW; this is translated from the coding sequence ATGATGCGAGGCTATGAAAAGCAATCTGCTTTGCTGCTTGAGACGCTGCGAATTGCCGCGACAAAGGAGGTGTTTGCATTGAAGGGCGGCACGGCTATTAATTTTTTCTTTCATGACTGTCCGAGATTTTCCGTGGACATTGATTTGTGTTATCTGCCGGTGAGTGAACGTGATCAGGCATTTCGGGATATCCGCGAGAAGATGGAAGCAATCAAGGCTGAAATGAAGCTTTTAAAGGAGAGTAATTCGATTTCGTTTGTGTTATGCCTGAAATTCAAGTGGTGA